From Vallitalea longa, one genomic window encodes:
- a CDS encoding HNH endonuclease, translating into MKTMNEEMNPYRMTDETRKKVRQAHLGKGEGKSYKKYYGKHEHRVVAEKKIGRKLRDGEVVHHMDGNKLNNSPDNLKVFRSQVEHATWHSIFDNCVEVGEVVRP; encoded by the coding sequence ATGAAAACAATGAATGAGGAAATGAACCCTTATAGAATGACTGATGAAACTAGAAAAAAAGTAAGACAAGCGCACTTAGGTAAGGGCGAGGGTAAATCTTATAAGAAATATTATGGAAAACATGAACACCGAGTAGTGGCAGAAAAGAAAATAGGTAGAAAACTTAGAGATGGAGAAGTTGTACATCACATGGATGGCAATAAGTTAAATAATTCACCAGATAACTTGAAAGTATTCCGTTCTCAAGTTGAACATGCTACCTGGCATTCAATATTTGATAACTGTGTGGAAGTAGGGGAGGTGGTTAGGCCTTGA
- a CDS encoding VRR-NUC domain-containing protein, whose amino-acid sequence MNEKLIEKKLREKIKELGGRAEKFIPTYFVGAPDRIVLMPGGRVYWVETKSTGDKLRSIQQTRKRQLEKLGFKCYKVDSKQALDRFIEEVKKDVD is encoded by the coding sequence TTGAATGAAAAGTTAATAGAAAAGAAGTTAAGGGAAAAGATAAAAGAACTTGGTGGGAGAGCAGAAAAATTTATACCGACATATTTTGTAGGTGCACCAGATAGAATTGTATTAATGCCTGGCGGTAGAGTCTATTGGGTTGAGACAAAAAGCACAGGCGATAAGCTTAGATCAATACAACAGACTAGAAAAAGACAGTTAGAAAAATTAGGATTTAAGTGTTACAAAGTTGATAGTAAGCAGGCTTTAGATAGATTTATTGAGGAAGTGAAAAAAGATGTTGATTAA
- a CDS encoding virulence-associated E family protein, with translation MKYDGEISIAVGRSRKETKWKNKEILWSELVNKLSETTRTAETHNEYMASPKGRQSEIKDVGGFVGGYLSQGVRKVDSVQNRTVITLDIDHAKSDNDIFDSFDMLYGNAAVIYSTHKHTPEIPKLRLVIPINRPVFTDEYEAISRRIAGDLGINDFDDTTFQPSRLMYFPSTSKDGEYLFQKLDAPWLDADQILNTYFDWKDSSSWPISDRVNKIVARGIKKQGDPLEKPGLIGAFCRCYNIHEAIEKYLQDEYEPCAMENRYTYKLGSTAAGLITYDDKFAFSHHGTDPASGKLCNAFDLVRIHLFGLKDEDAVPNTPSNRLPSYKEMVEFCSKDKTVRKQLGKEKIQSAIEDFEGIELKDGEIDTSWTENLDIDGKGRIRSSIDNILIILKNDYKLKVKLAFNKFNNKCIALGNLPWRKINKNNNELRDLDDAGLRHYMEATYGITGGNKIYDASALIMEENAFHPVMDYLNTLEWDGQPRIDTLLIDYLGAEDTEYVRAVTRKAFVACVARIKNPGCKFDYVLTLVGKQGVGKSTILKKLGGKWFSDSFTTVQGKEAVEQIQGYWLIEMAELSGLRKAEVETVKHFMSKQEDVFRPAYGRKTETHPRQCIFFGTTNNSDFLTDSTGNRRFWAVDTMVVEPTKNIFTELTKEVVNQVWAEALHLYQQGEKLYLNKDMEGMANKVQEQHTKVDERIGLVEDYLNTPIPEDWYDMDVFDRTNYIHNIDSISQKGTILRNRISVIEVWTELFNGQKKDLDRRKSMEINNILKAIKGWEMYKKSGGVGRIKGYGRQRIYIKSV, from the coding sequence TTGAAGTATGATGGAGAGATATCAATAGCAGTTGGTAGAAGCAGGAAAGAAACTAAATGGAAAAATAAAGAGATTCTTTGGTCTGAATTAGTTAACAAGCTAAGCGAGACAACAAGGACTGCTGAAACGCATAACGAATATATGGCCAGTCCTAAAGGTCGTCAATCAGAGATTAAAGATGTAGGTGGGTTTGTAGGTGGTTATCTTAGCCAGGGTGTTAGAAAAGTAGACAGCGTACAAAATAGGACGGTTATTACATTAGATATAGATCATGCTAAGTCTGATAATGACATATTTGATTCATTTGATATGTTGTATGGTAATGCAGCTGTAATATACAGTACTCATAAGCATACACCAGAAATTCCAAAATTAAGATTAGTTATCCCAATTAATCGTCCAGTGTTTACAGATGAATATGAAGCTATATCTAGGCGGATAGCTGGTGATTTAGGAATAAATGATTTTGATGATACTACATTCCAACCTTCAAGACTTATGTACTTTCCATCTACTTCAAAAGATGGAGAGTACCTATTTCAGAAATTAGATGCTCCATGGTTAGATGCTGATCAGATACTTAATACATATTTTGATTGGAAGGATAGCAGCAGCTGGCCCATTTCTGACAGAGTAAATAAAATAGTTGCTAGGGGGATAAAAAAACAAGGTGATCCATTAGAAAAGCCTGGTCTTATTGGTGCCTTCTGTAGATGCTATAACATTCATGAAGCAATAGAAAAATATCTTCAGGATGAATATGAACCATGTGCTATGGAAAATAGATACACATATAAACTAGGCAGTACAGCAGCAGGACTTATTACATACGATGATAAGTTTGCATTTAGCCATCATGGAACGGACCCAGCTAGTGGTAAGCTATGTAATGCATTTGACCTTGTAAGAATACATTTATTCGGACTTAAAGATGAAGATGCAGTACCTAATACACCTAGTAACAGATTACCGTCATATAAAGAAATGGTGGAGTTTTGCAGTAAAGATAAAACGGTAAGAAAACAACTAGGTAAAGAAAAGATTCAATCTGCTATAGAGGATTTTGAAGGAATAGAATTAAAAGATGGTGAGATTGATACAAGCTGGACAGAAAACCTTGATATAGATGGTAAAGGACGTATTAGAAGCAGTATAGATAATATATTAATAATTCTTAAAAATGATTATAAACTAAAGGTTAAATTAGCCTTTAATAAATTTAATAATAAGTGTATAGCTTTAGGTAATCTACCCTGGAGAAAGATTAACAAAAATAATAATGAATTAAGGGATTTAGATGATGCTGGACTTAGGCATTACATGGAAGCTACTTACGGTATAACAGGTGGTAATAAAATATATGATGCATCTGCTCTTATTATGGAAGAGAATGCATTCCACCCAGTTATGGATTATTTGAATACACTTGAATGGGATGGTCAACCACGTATTGATACTTTACTTATAGATTACTTGGGTGCTGAAGATACGGAATATGTTAGAGCAGTTACTAGAAAGGCATTTGTAGCTTGCGTGGCCAGAATTAAGAATCCAGGTTGCAAATTTGATTATGTGCTTACATTAGTAGGAAAACAAGGTGTAGGTAAAAGTACTATTCTTAAAAAACTTGGTGGCAAATGGTTTTCTGATAGTTTCACTACTGTACAGGGTAAAGAAGCAGTGGAACAAATTCAAGGATACTGGCTTATTGAAATGGCTGAATTAAGTGGACTTAGAAAAGCGGAAGTTGAAACAGTTAAGCATTTTATGTCAAAACAAGAAGATGTATTTAGGCCTGCTTACGGTAGAAAAACAGAAACTCATCCTAGACAATGCATATTCTTTGGAACCACAAATAATAGTGACTTTTTAACAGATAGTACAGGTAATAGAAGGTTTTGGGCTGTAGATACCATGGTGGTTGAACCAACAAAGAATATATTTACCGAATTAACCAAAGAGGTAGTTAACCAAGTATGGGCCGAAGCCCTGCATCTGTACCAACAAGGTGAGAAACTATATTTGAACAAAGATATGGAAGGTATGGCTAATAAGGTTCAAGAACAGCATACTAAGGTTGATGAACGTATAGGTTTAGTAGAAGATTATCTTAACACACCTATTCCAGAAGATTGGTATGATATGGATGTATTTGATAGAACCAATTATATTCATAATATAGATAGTATCAGCCAAAAAGGTACCATATTAAGGAATAGGATAAGTGTTATAGAGGTATGGACTGAATTGTTTAACGGACAAAAAAAAGACCTTGATAGACGTAAATCTATGGAAATAAATAATATTCTTAAGGCTATTAAAGGTTGGGAAATGTATAAAAAATCTGGCGGTGTCGGCAGAATTAAAGGTTACGGTAGACAAAGGATATACATCAAATCTGTTTGA
- a CDS encoding DNA polymerase, producing MRTLAIDIETYSGEDITKVGVYKYVDSPDFEILLFAYAFDDESVQVIDLAQGEELPNEVLEALYNSKILKTAYNAQFERVAISKYMSTHKLGIKTPINPNIPVQQWECTMVKASMLGMPLGLDKVAKVLHLENQKMKAGKALINYFSKPCKPTKKNCGRTRNLPQHDMDKWNTFKEYNRRDVEVERDIRNKIRFFEIPKEEKQMWYLDQNINDMGIKLNIELVVNAINLNNTYTDRLMKQLKEITGVENPNSVTQLKKWILDITGIEVKSLSKTAIPELLEQTDNSELRKVLKIRQKLAKTSVKKYEAMNRAICTDGRVRGLLQFYGANRTGRWAGRLVQVQNLPKNKISDLDLARNIVIDNDLELLEMLYGNVPSILSQLVRTAFIASNNSRFIVADFSAIEARVIAWLANEKWRMQVFATHGKIYEASASQMFHVPIEQITKGSDLRAKGKVAELALGYQGGPGALMAMGALDMGIDEEELQNIVDAWRNANKAIVRLWRTIGNAAVKAVDQKIPVRIQYGITFYYRKGFLFVRLPSGRDLAYMRACVENEPGFGKRLVYEGMDQTSKQWKRITTYGGKLTENIVQAIARDCLRETMLRLDEVGYKTVMHVHDEVILDTPYDDKYSMGEVLKIMSEPIEWVPGLLLKGDGYETKYYLKD from the coding sequence ATGAGAACATTAGCTATTGATATTGAAACCTATAGTGGCGAGGATATTACAAAGGTTGGAGTCTACAAATATGTAGACTCTCCTGATTTTGAAATATTATTATTCGCTTATGCTTTTGATGATGAATCAGTACAAGTAATAGATCTGGCACAAGGCGAAGAACTACCTAATGAAGTATTAGAAGCATTATATAATTCAAAAATACTTAAGACAGCTTATAACGCCCAATTTGAAAGGGTTGCAATATCTAAATACATGTCTACACATAAATTAGGAATTAAAACTCCTATAAATCCTAATATACCAGTTCAACAATGGGAGTGTACCATGGTAAAAGCCTCAATGTTAGGTATGCCCTTAGGACTTGATAAAGTGGCCAAAGTACTTCACCTTGAAAACCAAAAGATGAAAGCAGGCAAGGCATTAATTAATTATTTTTCAAAGCCTTGTAAACCTACTAAAAAGAATTGTGGTAGAACTAGAAACCTTCCACAACATGATATGGATAAATGGAATACATTCAAAGAATATAATAGACGTGATGTTGAAGTTGAAAGAGATATTAGAAATAAAATTAGATTCTTTGAAATACCTAAAGAAGAAAAGCAGATGTGGTATTTAGACCAAAACATAAATGATATGGGTATTAAATTAAACATAGAATTGGTTGTTAATGCGATAAACCTAAACAATACATATACTGATAGACTTATGAAACAACTTAAAGAAATAACAGGGGTTGAGAATCCTAATAGCGTAACGCAGCTTAAAAAATGGATACTAGATATAACAGGTATTGAGGTAAAGAGTCTATCAAAAACAGCTATTCCTGAATTACTTGAACAGACAGATAACAGTGAATTAAGAAAAGTTTTGAAGATCAGACAGAAGTTGGCCAAAACATCTGTTAAGAAATATGAAGCAATGAATAGGGCCATTTGTACAGATGGAAGAGTAAGAGGATTATTACAGTTCTATGGGGCAAATAGAACAGGTAGATGGGCTGGTAGATTGGTCCAGGTACAAAACCTACCTAAGAATAAAATATCTGACTTAGATCTGGCCAGAAATATTGTAATAGATAACGATTTGGAATTACTTGAAATGTTGTACGGTAATGTTCCCAGTATACTATCTCAATTAGTAAGAACAGCTTTTATCGCTTCAAATAATTCAAGGTTTATAGTAGCAGATTTTTCAGCTATTGAAGCAAGGGTAATTGCTTGGTTAGCTAATGAAAAATGGAGAATGCAGGTATTTGCTACACATGGCAAAATATATGAGGCATCAGCTTCACAAATGTTCCATGTACCTATAGAACAGATAACAAAAGGTAGTGATCTAAGGGCAAAAGGAAAAGTTGCAGAATTAGCTTTAGGTTATCAGGGTGGACCAGGTGCTTTAATGGCCATGGGTGCATTAGATATGGGTATTGATGAAGAAGAATTACAAAATATAGTTGATGCTTGGAGAAATGCAAATAAAGCAATAGTTAGATTATGGCGTACTATTGGTAACGCTGCTGTAAAAGCTGTAGACCAAAAGATACCGGTTAGGATCCAATATGGTATTACATTTTATTATCGTAAAGGCTTCTTATTCGTTAGATTGCCTTCTGGAAGAGATTTAGCTTATATGAGAGCTTGTGTTGAAAATGAACCTGGTTTCGGTAAAAGACTAGTATATGAAGGTATGGACCAGACAAGTAAGCAATGGAAGCGTATAACTACATATGGAGGTAAATTAACAGAGAATATTGTACAGGCCATTGCTAGAGACTGTTTACGAGAAACTATGTTAAGACTGGATGAAGTAGGGTATAAAACCGTTATGCATGTACATGATGAGGTAATTTTAGATACTCCATATGATGATAAATACAGTATGGGTGAAGTATTAAAAATTATGAGTGAGCCTATAGAATGGGTACCAGGGTTATTACTAAAAGGTGATGGATACGAAACAAAATATTACTTAAAAGATTAA
- a CDS encoding DUF2815 family protein: protein MENLKTKVITGLVRFSYLHVWEPNAIDESQDPKYSASIIIPKSDKKTLKQIKQAVENAKIQGKSNKFGGKLPANLKTPLRDGDEERPDDEAYENSYFINANCKTKPGIVDNDCNKILDQDEVYSGCFGRASVTFYPFNTSGNKGIACGLNHIMKLKDGEPLGGRSTAESDFDDDFVFADEDDDLL from the coding sequence ATGGAAAACTTAAAAACAAAAGTAATCACAGGATTAGTAAGATTTAGTTATTTACATGTATGGGAACCAAACGCTATAGATGAAAGCCAAGACCCAAAGTATTCCGCTTCAATTATTATACCTAAGTCAGATAAAAAGACTTTAAAACAAATAAAACAAGCTGTTGAAAATGCTAAGATACAAGGTAAATCCAATAAATTTGGTGGTAAATTACCAGCTAATTTAAAAACACCATTACGTGATGGTGACGAAGAAAGACCAGATGATGAAGCATATGAGAACAGTTATTTTATAAATGCTAACTGTAAAACAAAACCAGGTATTGTGGATAATGACTGTAATAAAATATTAGATCAAGATGAGGTATACAGTGGTTGTTTTGGTAGAGCCAGTGTAACATTCTATCCATTTAATACAAGTGGAAATAAAGGTATTGCTTGTGGATTAAATCATATAATGAAGTTGAAAGACGGTGAACCATTAGGAGGACGTTCAACTGCAGAATCTGATTTTGATGATGATTTTGTGTTTGCAGATGAAGATGATGATTTACTATGA
- a CDS encoding DUF2800 domain-containing protein, whose amino-acid sequence MAHAILSASGSSRWMACPPSARLEEKEPEKTSSFAEEGTLAHEIGEQIIRYNNNEFTKTTFTRRLNKLKKDKLFANEMLDYCDAYAEIVREKYLNAKKITPDAQLIVEQRLDFSSYVPSGFGTGDALIIADGTVEVIDFKYGKGVEVSAIDNPQMKLYGLGALDEYEMLYDIQKIHLTIVQPRLENISEFTITAADLYSWGEYIKPIADKAFKGEGEFCPGSHCMFCRVKAKCRAYADEQMILAKYDFKDGPFLSDIDIADILNRASDFKKWLTAVEEFALDQAVNHGKDYPGFKLVEGRSNRKYLDQDKVLKALVDYGYEESILHKPKELLGITAMQKAIGKKAFEELLSDLVIKPTGKPTLVQESDKRPAWQSEDDAKKDFQEVI is encoded by the coding sequence ATGGCTCATGCAATATTAAGTGCTTCTGGTTCTAGTAGATGGATGGCTTGTCCACCATCTGCTAGACTTGAAGAAAAAGAACCGGAGAAAACAAGTAGTTTTGCAGAAGAGGGAACACTAGCTCATGAAATTGGTGAACAAATAATAAGGTACAACAATAATGAATTTACTAAAACAACTTTTACTAGAAGGTTAAACAAGTTAAAAAAGGATAAGTTATTTGCTAATGAAATGTTAGATTATTGTGATGCTTATGCTGAAATAGTAAGAGAAAAATATTTGAACGCCAAAAAAATCACACCTGATGCACAGCTAATCGTAGAACAACGTCTTGATTTTTCAAGTTATGTACCAAGTGGATTCGGTACTGGTGATGCTCTTATCATTGCAGATGGTACCGTTGAAGTTATTGACTTCAAATATGGTAAAGGTGTAGAGGTATCGGCCATAGATAACCCACAGATGAAATTATACGGTCTTGGTGCATTAGACGAATATGAAATGTTGTATGACATCCAGAAAATACACCTAACCATAGTACAACCAAGATTAGAAAATATATCAGAATTTACTATCACAGCAGCGGATCTATATTCATGGGGAGAATACATAAAACCTATCGCAGACAAAGCATTTAAAGGTGAAGGTGAATTTTGTCCTGGTAGTCATTGTATGTTTTGTAGGGTAAAGGCTAAGTGTAGGGCTTATGCAGATGAACAAATGATATTAGCAAAATATGATTTTAAGGATGGACCTTTTCTATCTGATATAGATATAGCAGATATACTAAATCGTGCATCTGATTTCAAGAAATGGCTTACTGCAGTAGAAGAGTTTGCACTTGACCAGGCTGTAAATCATGGTAAAGATTATCCTGGTTTTAAGTTAGTTGAGGGTAGAAGTAATAGAAAATATTTAGATCAAGATAAAGTACTTAAGGCATTAGTAGATTATGGTTATGAGGAATCAATATTACATAAACCAAAAGAATTATTAGGTATAACAGCTATGCAAAAAGCTATAGGGAAAAAAGCATTTGAAGAATTATTATCTGATTTAGTAATTAAACCAACGGGAAAACCTACTCTTGTTCAGGAGTCCGATAAACGTCCAGCATGGCAGAGTGAAGATGATGCAAAGAAGGATTTTCAGGAGGTTATTTAA
- a CDS encoding YjzC family protein: protein MSNLSKPGTDNKPAGTYKEVGPRGGQIKNPRTVKIDRGDRLPPTQSKGNKWQKK, encoded by the coding sequence ATGTCTAATCTTTCTAAGCCAGGTACAGATAATAAACCTGCTGGAACTTATAAAGAAGTAGGTCCTCGTGGTGGTCAAATCAAAAATCCTCGTACTGTTAAAATTGATCGTGGCGATAGATTGCCACCAACTCAATCAAAAGGTAATAAGTGGCAAAAGAAATAA
- a CDS encoding BOW99_gp33 family protein gives MEKELNGQKYKVEHILRDGTVLDSIKGHMIEVNEKTETFYRMLANLDDEELERLERLGKEKVNK, from the coding sequence ATGGAAAAAGAACTTAATGGTCAAAAGTATAAAGTAGAACATATACTCAGAGATGGTACAGTTTTAGATTCTATTAAAGGGCATATGATAGAGGTTAACGAAAAGACAGAAACATTTTACAGGATGCTAGCAAACTTAGATGATGAAGAGTTAGAGAGGTTAGAAAGATTGGGAAAAGAGAAGGTGAATAAATAA
- a CDS encoding helix-turn-helix domain-containing protein — protein sequence MTEFEKTVRKALIDKEMSISELAKKLGISLTYLYDILNSSRKAEKQKKKILNILDIK from the coding sequence ATGACTGAGTTTGAAAAGACAGTAAGAAAAGCACTAATTGATAAAGAAATGAGTATTTCAGAATTAGCTAAAAAATTAGGCATAAGTTTAACCTATCTATATGATATCTTAAACTCTTCAAGAAAGGCTGAAAAACAGAAAAAAAAGATTTTAAACATTTTAGACATTAAATAA
- a CDS encoding helix-turn-helix domain-containing protein, whose product MNVLEKIQELCKEREINPSRLEIELGFGKGTLYKWSKSVPKSDKLEKVANYFKVSIDYLLDRGNLYDIGEAIKGEREYQGYSIEELSELIGVKKEKLNEYEENLVPISECLLKKISKIFDMTVHELLDKYNIYDECIPPQFNGDINKYEAFKKTRDKDATKEDKIKTIAAHTMADLTEEERNDVIKYVEFIKSKRDK is encoded by the coding sequence GTGAATGTATTAGAAAAAATTCAGGAATTATGTAAAGAAAGAGAAATAAACCCATCAAGGCTAGAAATTGAATTGGGATTTGGAAAAGGAACTTTATATAAGTGGAGTAAAAGCGTACCGAAAAGTGATAAATTAGAGAAAGTTGCAAACTACTTTAAAGTTTCCATAGACTACTTACTTGATAGAGGCAACTTATACGATATAGGTGAAGCAATAAAAGGAGAAAGAGAATATCAGGGATATTCTATAGAAGAATTATCAGAACTTATTGGTGTAAAAAAAGAAAAACTAAATGAGTATGAAGAAAACTTAGTTCCAATTAGTGAATGTCTGTTAAAAAAAATTAGTAAAATTTTTGACATGACCGTTCATGAACTTCTAGATAAATATAATATATATGACGAATGTATCCCTCCTCAATTTAATGGAGATATTAATAAGTATGAAGCTTTTAAAAAAACACGTGATAAAGATGCAACAAAAGAAGATAAAATAAAAACAATAGCGGCACACACTATGGCAGATCTAACAGAGGAAGAAAGAAATGATGTTATTAAATATGTAGAATTTATTAAGTCTAAAAGAGATAAATAG
- a CDS encoding ImmA/IrrE family metallo-endopeptidase: MTKLLQYIEDENIQLIEADIPVKKLKGLYYDNTIIIDKEVSTTIQKKCILAEEIGHYFTSTGDILDQSNITNKKQENKARAWAFEKLIGLMDIINAYKCGVRNKFELAEYLDVTEEFLNEAVEYYKRKHGILFKLDNYIIYFEPLGVIEIL; this comes from the coding sequence ATGACAAAACTTTTACAATATATAGAAGATGAAAATATACAACTTATTGAAGCAGATATACCAGTAAAAAAACTTAAAGGCTTATATTATGATAATACAATTATTATTGATAAGGAAGTATCTACTACAATTCAAAAGAAATGTATCTTAGCAGAGGAGATTGGACATTATTTTACAAGTACAGGGGATATCTTAGATCAATCTAATATCACGAATAAAAAGCAAGAAAACAAAGCAAGGGCATGGGCTTTTGAAAAATTAATAGGCTTAATGGATATAATAAATGCATATAAATGTGGAGTACGTAATAAATTTGAATTAGCCGAATACTTAGATGTAACTGAAGAATTTTTAAATGAAGCTGTTGAATACTATAAAAGAAAACATGGTATATTATTTAAACTTGATAATTATATTATATATTTTGAACCCCTTGGAGTAATAGAAATATTATAG
- a CDS encoding recombinase family protein: MPTSSIKRVACYVRVSTENQLENYSIDEQTDRLKAFCKAKDLTIVKFYTDGGYSGGNMNRPGLQQMLKDIKGKHIDMVIVYKLDRLSRSQKDTLTLIEDEFLSNDVDFVSMSENFDTSTPFGKAMIGILSVFAQLEKDQITERFTMGRIGRAKNGYYHGGPTAPTGYDYVDGELVVNEYEALQVKEVFKRFLEGKSINAIQKYMSEHYTNKYGNWSSHTLVLNILRNNVYIGKVKFKGKVYEGKHKPIISTEVFNEVQKLLTSTKREDSKTIFQKNPFKANNLLTSILYCKKCGARFCGNHGNYVCYSRGKTDRRKIIDPNCKNKKWNIQALDKIVKDEILEAALNKDYFNKIISTKKVDTIDNSKEIKKRIDEIDKQIIRMMDLYQVGGIPIEQISNRIAKLKKEKDTISDQLIGKKQTKLSISEAKGILSRSAMILGNGDLSQQRMVVSNLIDYIDIDDELIQIHWSFV; this comes from the coding sequence ATGCCAACCAGTTCAATAAAAAGAGTAGCCTGCTACGTAAGAGTAAGCACAGAAAATCAACTTGAAAACTATAGTATAGACGAACAGACAGACCGTTTAAAAGCCTTCTGTAAAGCAAAAGATCTAACTATTGTTAAGTTCTATACAGATGGTGGTTATTCAGGTGGAAACATGAACCGCCCTGGACTACAACAAATGTTAAAAGATATCAAAGGTAAACATATTGATATGGTTATAGTCTATAAATTAGATAGATTAAGCAGATCACAAAAAGATACCCTAACATTAATAGAAGATGAATTTCTATCAAATGATGTTGACTTTGTATCAATGAGTGAAAACTTTGATACCTCTACCCCATTTGGAAAAGCAATGATAGGTATATTATCTGTATTTGCACAATTGGAAAAAGATCAGATTACAGAACGTTTTACAATGGGTCGCATCGGTAGAGCAAAAAACGGATATTATCACGGTGGACCAACTGCTCCAACTGGCTATGACTATGTAGATGGTGAACTTGTGGTAAATGAATATGAAGCATTACAAGTTAAAGAAGTTTTTAAACGTTTTTTAGAAGGTAAAAGCATCAATGCTATACAAAAATATATGAGTGAACATTACACCAACAAATACGGTAACTGGAGCAGTCACACATTAGTTTTAAATATCTTGCGAAACAATGTTTACATTGGTAAAGTTAAATTCAAAGGTAAAGTATATGAAGGTAAGCATAAACCTATTATATCAACAGAAGTATTTAATGAAGTTCAAAAACTATTAACCAGTACCAAGAGAGAAGATTCTAAAACAATTTTTCAGAAGAACCCATTTAAAGCCAATAATTTATTAACTAGTATATTATACTGTAAAAAGTGCGGTGCTAGATTTTGTGGTAATCATGGAAACTATGTTTGTTATTCCAGAGGGAAAACCGACAGGCGAAAAATCATTGATCCTAATTGTAAAAATAAAAAATGGAATATACAAGCTTTAGATAAAATCGTTAAAGATGAAATCTTGGAAGCTGCACTTAATAAAGATTACTTCAATAAAATAATATCTACTAAAAAAGTGGATACAATTGATAATTCAAAAGAAATAAAAAAAAGAATTGATGAAATAGATAAACAGATTATTAGAATGATGGATTTATATCAAGTTGGTGGTATTCCAATAGAACAGATATCCAATAGAATAGCAAAATTAAAAAAGGAAAAGGACACTATATCAGATCAACTTATAGGTAAAAAACAAACAAAACTTTCTATCTCTGAAGCAAAAGGAATATTATCAAGATCAGCCATGATATTAGGAAACGGTGATTTATCACAGCAAAGAATGGTTGTAAGTAACTTAATTGATTACATTGATATAGATGATGAATTAATACAAATCCATTGGAGCTTTGTCTAA
- a CDS encoding single-stranded DNA-binding protein produces the protein MEDNVIRNNQVNLIGKIHSTFEFSHEVYGEGFYNFNVEISRLSDNSDIIPIMVSERLIDTTSDLRGKLVDIQGQFRSYNRQIDGKNRLVLTVFAREISTLEEEEIKRNPNYIYLDGYICKPPMYRTTPFGREITDILLAVNRPYNKSDYIPCICWGRNARYAEKFNVGDRIKIWGRIQSREYQKKLSETESISKVAYEVSISKIEIHEEDAK, from the coding sequence ATGGAAGATAATGTTATCAGAAACAATCAAGTTAATTTAATAGGGAAAATACATTCTACATTTGAATTCAGCCATGAAGTATATGGAGAGGGATTCTATAATTTTAATGTAGAAATATCAAGACTAAGTGACAATTCTGATATTATACCTATAATGGTATCTGAGCGTCTTATTGACACTACAAGTGATCTGAGAGGTAAATTAGTAGATATTCAGGGACAATTTCGTTCTTATAACAGACAAATTGATGGTAAAAATAGATTAGTGTTAACCGTATTCGCTAGAGAGATCTCCACTCTTGAAGAAGAGGAGATTAAAAGAAATCCCAATTACATATATTTGGATGGTTATATTTGCAAGCCACCAATGTATCGAACAACACCTTTTGGTAGAGAGATAACAGATATATTATTAGCTGTAAACCGTCCTTATAATAAGTCAGATTATATTCCATGTATATGCTGGGGTAGAAACGCAAGATATGCTGAAAAATTCAACGTTGGAGATAGAATTAAAATCTGGGGAAGAATTCAGAGCAGAGAGTATCAGAAAAAGCTAAGTGAGACTGAATCAATAAGTAAAGTAGCTTATGAAGTTTCCATATCTAAAATAGAGATTCATGAGGAAGATGCAAAATGA